The genomic region CAGCAACTACAATGCCAATACGGTGTTTATCGTTCAACTTTGACGACCCAGGGCAACTTGAGCCAGAAGTAACGCAAACAGGTTTATCTCTCCGATGAACCTGTTTGCGCTTTATTCGCTACTAATCAGCGCTTATTCGCATTTTCAGTGCTTGCAGCCAGCCCGGCAGAAGAGTTACGCGGCCGCATCGACTCGTAGGAAAGCGCGAATATATCTGCTCGACGCAAGTTTGGGGGCACCAATTCAGGCAGCCTCAGTGCACCATACCACTCGTCGGCACTGTCCATTCTCACAGCTATTCATCCGCCCTCCACCCTGCGTTCAATCCCTGATGCTCCCTCCCGTCGCGGTGCCGCGTCCTACTACGAGGTCCTGATCATGGAACACGCCCTGAGCAACCTCCCTCCTGTCTCGCAGCTAGCACCTTACATTGCCGGTTTGACCACGCCGGCGGTAGGGTTCTCCGATGGCGTGTACCAACAATTACTGGAGGGCCAACGGTAGCGCAGGCTTGATTTGCATCTTGCGCGCCTATGCAGGCCAGCTTGAAGGTGATTTCATTGAGCTGTTCTGCACCGATCTGCTGGTCCCGGTCGACTTCCACACCGTTACCGAACAGGAAGCGCGCGAGGAAAAACCAATCCCCCTGCACATATGTGCGTCCCGCCTGCCAGACGGTACGGTACGATTCCGTGTGTTTGGTGGTGTTTTAGCTCGCCCCCGGTGCGAACTCAATAAAAAGCCCCGGATCTTGCGATCCGGGGCTTTTTATTGAGCTACGTGAGACGTCCACATCCTTAAAAGTCGTAACGCAACCCCACATTCACCCCCCAAGGCTGGTCAATACTCTTGCCCATGCTACGTTCCACATCGGCATGCACCTTCCAATTCTTCGACACCGCCATGGCGATACCGGCCGCCATCTCAACCCGCGAACCCGACAGGTCGTTGTTGAAGCTGTTGCCATTGACGGACACCTTGTTGCTCTGGTTGAACTCATGGGCCACCGCCGTACGCAGGTACGGCTGCAACACGCTGCCGCTGTCCAACTGGATATCACGCCCGGCGGTCACACCCAGCTTACCCACCACCGAGGCCGTACGTGCGCCTTCGGCTTGCAGGCCGTTGTCCAGCTCATAGCTCTGGCGCTGGATGATCGCCGTGGCCAACTGGCCGTAAGGCTCGACGAAGTAACCGTCATCCAGCTTGATATTACGCCCCACTTCAGCCGAAGCCGTGACCGCATTTTGCGTGTAGTTGCCCTTGGCTTTCTTGCCGTCGCTCATGGCAACGTCTGACTCGTTGTGCAAGCGGTTGAACTTGAGAACACCGTCAAAGTACAAGCCGCTCTCTGCATCCAGCCAGGTTGCATAGCCACCCACGTAGTAGCTGTCGACGGTGGCCTTGCTGCCGCGGCTCAGGTCCAGGTCCGAGGTGCTGTGACCGGCCATGAAGCCCGCCAGCCATTGGCCATCACCGCCGGTCAACGGCACATCGGCACCCAGGGTGAAACCACGCTGGGTCTGGTTGTACTGCATGCCTTTATCGCTGTTGTTCACTTCAAATTTGTTGCCATAGGCGCGGCTCCACAACCCGGTCGATTGACCATCGCTGTGGCGCAGCTCACCCATGCGGGTGCGCAGGTTGGTCATTTCACCGTACAACACACTCGGCGCCGCGTTGGCCAGGGCCAGCACGGAGTTGGTGCTCGGGCTGATCACCTTGCTGCCCGGATCGAGCAACCAATCCTTGCCTTCGTTGTCGTCGACCAGGCTGTAGGAGTATGTACCCACGTCCACCCGTTCACCCACCAGGCTGAACTTGGCGCCGCCGTCTTCGGTGTGCACGACATGCAAGCGATCTTCCGACAACGGGTCTGCACCGGTGCTGGCGATCAACAACTGATGGTCACCCGAGGACGTGCCGGTGACATTCAGGAAGTCGCCGGTCAAGGTAGCGAAATCCGCGCTCATGACGAACGTGCCATTACCCGACAGGTTGTCCACGTCCAATTTGTAGAACGTGCCGGTGTCGCCGAACTTGACGTTACCGCCGGCCAGGAGCAGATCGCCCACATGCTGGTCGTCGACCATGACCCAGGTGGCGTCGCTGTTGATCGCCAGTGTGTCGACGTTTTCCAGGCGGCCGGTGAGCACCGAGCCATTATTCAGGCCGACGCTGGCGCTGCCGCCGTTGTTGATGACATCACCCGTCAGAATTGCGTGGTCCAGGTTAAGATCCAACGCGCTGTCGGCACCCACCTGAATATTGCCAGCCAACTCGCTGAAGCGCACGCGCATGTTGGCCGAGCCGCCCTGGGTCAGCTCGAGCATGTTACCGTTCTGACCCTGCAGGGACGAACCATTGGTCACGTCGATTTCAGCCGTGATCGGCCCCAGCACATTAATCGCGGGGCCATCGAGGCCCGTCACACGCGAACCGTCGAGTATCAGGTGAGGCGACTCAAGGGCAGTTGCACTTTCAAGGGACATCACAACGCCCGTGGTACCACCGGTAATTTCGCTGTCAGTGGCGATTGCGGCCCCTCCCAGGAGCCTCAACCCTTGCTGGCGTTGGCCCACCAGCACAGAGTTGTTCAACTCCAGAAGGCTATGGGACGTGACGTTGGCCCCATAGGTCGCTCCAGTGATTTCACTATTGTCGACTTGTGCGTAGGACCCCGTGGGCGTGCCCACCTGGCGAGCCACGTTCAAGCCGCCACTGGTGTGACTGGTAATGCGCGCGTCGGAAATAGTGGCGCTTGAATTGCTGAGCGCAATGGCCGCCTGGGAGCCATGGACAGAACTCACGTTGGCGCCTGTCAACGTCAAGGTCGACCCGCTCGTCGCACGTATTTCTTTAACGTTGGCGTTCTTGTGAACAGTAAGCGTCGCACCTTTTTGGGCCAGATAGTCGCTGGCTGCGGCCCCCGGGCGGACATCATATTTGCCGCTGCCCACCGTTCCGTCCACCACAATTGTCGACATTGCCTGTTGACTCAACAGGCATAACGGTGCGGCGGCTACGAGCTTGATGATCGATGATAAACGCGAATAACGAAAACGCTGGGAAGCAGGAGAAATCATGTTGTGTAGCCTCAGAATTAAGTACCAGTTCGAACCCGGAACCCGTATCGAAGAGGTTTCCGTTTTCCACGGTGCAGAGACTAATAACGTGAGTTCCCAAAGAGCGTAGGACTTTCCTTAAGGTACAAACTCAATAAAAAACCCCACCCTCTCAAGCGAGAGGGTGGGGCCCCGACAATCAATCAAAGCGTACCTTTGACGCGCGACGCACCCGGAACACAATAGCCAGGAATGTTGCCTCCCGAACCAACCAGATCCCAGGCTGCCCTCACCTCGTCGGACCTGCCCCGGTCTCCCGTGGAGGGGCGCAGAAGCCTCCAACGCACACCGACGATGCCTCGGCCATTATTGCCTGTGACGTCTTGAAGCCAGACCTTCAAATCCAGCGGGACGGTCAAGCCAAGATTGACATGCTCACTGTTGAGCTCGAATTCAGAGGTCTCTATGGGCGTACCGATAGGCGCGCCAGGAGCGTTGAACGCGTATCTGACAGCCTCGATGATCACTTTGTCGCCAACCAAGAGGAGCCCGGGATCCAGAATCTTGACAGGCACACCTAGCCAAGGCTGCCGAGCACAGTTAATGGCATAGGTGAAGTTCGGGTTGCCTGTAATAACCGTGGCATTTTCAAAGGTCACAGGCGTCAGGCTACCGATGTTGAAGATATCCACGACAACATCTTGATTCGGAGAATGCTTATAGTTGATGGCATCCCGAATAATGCAGTGGGTTTCAATGGTGCCATTGCCCTTGGCATCGATAGTGGCCCACGGCACGGTAAAAGGCACCGGAAAATCGGCCGCTTCCGCCCCGGTTACCGGGTAAGTCCCAACGACATCCCCCCCATAGACATAGTCAATGAAATCACCCACTTCCAGCCCCGGTGGTAGGGTGAAA from Pseudomonas synxantha harbors:
- a CDS encoding autotransporter outer membrane beta-barrel domain-containing protein gives rise to the protein MISPASQRFRYSRLSSIIKLVAAAPLCLLSQQAMSTIVVDGTVGSGKYDVRPGAAASDYLAQKGATLTVHKNANVKEIRATSGSTLTLTGANVSSVHGSQAAIALSNSSATISDARITSHTSGGLNVARQVGTPTGSYAQVDNSEITGATYGANVTSHSLLELNNSVLVGQRQQGLRLLGGAAIATDSEITGGTTGVVMSLESATALESPHLILDGSRVTGLDGPAINVLGPITAEIDVTNGSSLQGQNGNMLELTQGGSANMRVRFSELAGNIQVGADSALDLNLDHAILTGDVINNGGSASVGLNNGSVLTGRLENVDTLAINSDATWVMVDDQHVGDLLLAGGNVKFGDTGTFYKLDVDNLSGNGTFVMSADFATLTGDFLNVTGTSSGDHQLLIASTGADPLSEDRLHVVHTEDGGAKFSLVGERVDVGTYSYSLVDDNEGKDWLLDPGSKVISPSTNSVLALANAAPSVLYGEMTNLRTRMGELRHSDGQSTGLWSRAYGNKFEVNNSDKGMQYNQTQRGFTLGADVPLTGGDGQWLAGFMAGHSTSDLDLSRGSKATVDSYYVGGYATWLDAESGLYFDGVLKFNRLHNESDVAMSDGKKAKGNYTQNAVTASAEVGRNIKLDDGYFVEPYGQLATAIIQRQSYELDNGLQAEGARTASVVGKLGVTAGRDIQLDSGSVLQPYLRTAVAHEFNQSNKVSVNGNSFNNDLSGSRVEMAAGIAMAVSKNWKVHADVERSMGKSIDQPWGVNVGLRYDF